A region of the Chlamydiota bacterium genome:
GCAGCCGTCCCGCGTGCAGTACGCGAATATCGCCTCCGGGGCGAGCGGCATATCTTCGCCCAACGCCGTCGCGGGGCACGGCAACATCAACTGCTCGATCGTCGGCGGCTACAACGACGGGGCCGGGACGCCCGCGAACGAGGACTCCGCCGGCTACAACTACGGCCTCGGCGTCTCGCCGTACGGGCGGATCGCCTCGACCAAGATCTTCACCGACGGCGGCGCCTGGGGGTACCCGACCGAGTCGACGATGGTGAACGCCCAGTTCGCCGCGGGGACGAGGATCAGCAGCAACTCGTGGGGGGCGTCCACCTCCGGGGACTACGACACCGACTGTCAGGCGTACGACGGGTGGACGCGGGACGCGCAAAGCGGCACCGCCGGACACCAGCAGATGCTCTTCGTCTTCGCCGCGGGGAACGACGGGCCCTCCTCCTCGACCGTCGGGAGTCCCGGCACGGCGAAGAACGTGCTCTGCGTCGGGGCGAGCGAGAACTACAACGCGATCGGGACGGACGGCTGCGGCGTCACCGACACGTCGGCGAACAGCGCCCAGGACATCGTCGGCTTCTCCAGCCGGGGGCCCTGCGGCGACAGCAGGGTCAAGCCGGACATCGTCGCGCCCGGCTCGCACATCATGGGGGCGGCGTCGTACGATCCTGCGTACGACGGGACGGGGGTGTGCACCCAGTACAGCCCCTCGGGGCAGACCAAGTACGCCGAATCGTCCGGCACCAGCCACTCAACCCCCGCCCTCGCCGGGTGCGCCTCGCTCGTCTACAATTTCCTCGGGCGCGTCCACTCGATCGGCGCGCCGAGCCCGGCGCTCCTCAAGGGCTACCTGCTGCACGCCGGGCGCCACCTGACCGGCGTCTCCGCCGGCGACAACCTCCCGAGCAACAGCCAGGGGTACGGGCTCGTCGACCTCGGCCTCGCGTTCAGCGAGGCGGCGCCGCGCGTGATGGTGGACCAGACGGTGGTGTTCGGCGACCCCGGCCAGACGCATTCGGTGAACGGGACGATCGCCGCGGCCGCCGAACCGTTCCGCGTCGCCCTCGTCTGGACGGACCCCCCCGGCGCGACCTCCGGCAACGCCTACGTCAACAACCTCGATCTCCAGGTGACGATCGACGGCGTCCTCTACCGCGGCAACAATTTCAGCCTGGGATCCTCGGTTTCCGGCGGGAGCGCGGACGTGCGCAACAACGCGGAGTGCGTCTTCCTCCCCGCGGGGACGACGGGGAACGTCACCGTCACGGTCGTGGCGACTGGCCTGGGCGGAGACGGCGTCCCGGGGAACGCCGACGCCACCGACCAGGATTTCGCCCTCGTGGTCTACAATCTCGCCGTCGGCCCGACGCCCACCCCGACGCACACCCCCACCGGCCCCACGCCGACGCCCACGCAAACCCCGACGCCCACGCCCCCCCCGTCGGTCATATGGTACGAGGATTTCAGCGACTCCAACGACGGCGACACGAGCCGGGCGGGATGGTGGACGGCGAGCGGGTATCCGTGGGGCCACTGGTGCGTGCAGACCGTCTCGGGCAACCGGCACTTCTCGGGCAACCGGCTCGCGAACACCTGCCTCTGGACCAGCGCAACGATCGACCTACACCTGTACGCCGATATCTCGATCTCCGTCGACATCGCGGAGACCGGCACGATGATCGGCGACGATTACATCGCGGGCTTCTACGAGATCGACGGGGGCTCCCCGACGCTCTTCTTCGTCCAGTACGACGACTGCGGCGCCGCGTGGATCAACCGGTCGATCACGGGGTTGAACGGCGATACGCTGGTGATCTATCTCCAGGCCCTCACGACGGATGCCGACAAGACGTGGCGGTTCGACAACGTCAGTGTGAGCGGCACCCTGACCGGCCCGACGCCCACCCCGACGTCGACCCCCACCGGTTCCACGCCGACGCCCACCCTTACCCCCACGTTTACGCCCACGATCACCCCCACGGCGATGCCGACATGGGCGTACCTGTCGAATCCCAGCTTCGAGGACGACGCGAACCTGCTCCCCTGGACCAAGGTCGGGACGGCCTCCATGATCGTCCGGTCCGCCGCCGTGGCATGCCACGGCTCGTACTCGTGCAGATTCACTGACCCGACCGGCGTGTACGACGGCCGCGGTATCCGCTCCAATCTTTTTGCCGTCACCGCGGGGAAACAGTACAACTTCTCAGGGTCCTTCTACGTCGCCTACGCCGCCGGGGCCATCGGCGACACCAGGATGCGCCTCCGGGTCGAATGGAGGGACGCAGCCCAGGGGATCATCTCGCTGTACCCGGGGACGACCGGCTGGAGCAACTCGGCGTTCAACGTCTGGGAGACGAAATCGTATGCGTCGGTCACCGCGCCGGAAAACGCCGCGTACGCCGACCTGCTGATCGACTGCAAGGAGGACGTGAGCAACGCGAACTCCGTCTACGTCGACTGCGTGGCGTTCGACGAGGTGCCGGGGACGCCGACCCCGACCCCGTCTCCGACCCAAACGGAAACCCCCACGCCGGGCCCCACGCCGTGCGCCGAGGCGCTCACGATCGGAAACATCACGAACCTGGAGATCGCGACGACGCGGTCGAGCACGGACGGCGGGTGGTTCTTCTACTTCGGCCTGGCGAGTACACCGGGAGTCTATCCTGATTGTTTCGGCATCGTGAATGACAACAGCAATGATTTCACGGACGGGGGCATCTACACGCCGCAGCCGGTGGGTCTGTGGGTGGGGCGCGATTCGGAGGACATCGCAATCGAGGCGGGAGACTATGTGACGGTGACATATGATGGTGGGCAGACGAAGAACGTATATCTGCCTCAGATAACAGGCGGGGATGATCGGAACCTGTACATCGGGTCGGACGGGTCGACGTACTGGGACAGGGATCTGTGCGATCTCGCCCAATCGTCCCCGATCGAGGCGTTGATTCAAA
Encoded here:
- a CDS encoding S8 family serine peptidase, translating into MMRRAAILSGAAVSTFLLVFAFACEARAAEAGTKVLVPADGPAALEAARQGWTCIARRGAYDVYLVPPARLNAFSSIEGVQARPDFDQILLHRGPIDTKSAAPAAASPPSAGGRLMLVQFSAPPTDADLELLAGQGARVVQYIPENAYLVWGDDAAGVALRNAAGTGGAVQFLGDYHPHYALSPRLDAASRDDAPVAVTVQFFNYGPGALADAERLAAAAAELISPPREALGGRYLNVRLAVPGAQLPGIAGLPGVVWVEPYVAPTLSCERQDQIVAGNLNAGLTQPSAPGYLAWLAGLGFPTTPSSYPIVDIVDDGFDNGSASSPANSEFRELNSGAQPSRVQYANIASGASGISSPNAVAGHGNINCSIVGGYNDGAGTPANEDSAGYNYGLGVSPYGRIASTKIFTDGGAWGYPTESTMVNAQFAAGTRISSNSWGASTSGDYDTDCQAYDGWTRDAQSGTAGHQQMLFVFAAGNDGPSSSTVGSPGTAKNVLCVGASENYNAIGTDGCGVTDTSANSAQDIVGFSSRGPCGDSRVKPDIVAPGSHIMGAASYDPAYDGTGVCTQYSPSGQTKYAESSGTSHSTPALAGCASLVYNFLGRVHSIGAPSPALLKGYLLHAGRHLTGVSAGDNLPSNSQGYGLVDLGLAFSEAAPRVMVDQTVVFGDPGQTHSVNGTIAAAAEPFRVALVWTDPPGATSGNAYVNNLDLQVTIDGVLYRGNNFSLGSSVSGGSADVRNNAECVFLPAGTTGNVTVTVVATGLGGDGVPGNADATDQDFALVVYNLAVGPTPTPTHTPTGPTPTPTQTPTPTPPPSVIWYEDFSDSNDGDTSRAGWWTASGYPWGHWCVQTVSGNRHFSGNRLANTCLWTSATIDLHLYADISISVDIAETGTMIGDDYIAGFYEIDGGSPTLFFVQYDDCGAAWINRSITGLNGDTLVIYLQALTTDADKTWRFDNVSVSGTLTGPTPTPTSTPTGSTPTPTLTPTFTPTITPTAMPTWAYLSNPSFEDDANLLPWTKVGTASMIVRSAAVACHGSYSCRFTDPTGVYDGRGIRSNLFAVTAGKQYNFSGSFYVAYAAGAIGDTRMRLRVEWRDAAQGIISLYPGTTGWSNSAFNVWETKSYASVTAPENAAYADLLIDCKEDVSNANSVYVDCVAFDEVPGTPTPTPSPTQTETPTPGPTPCAEALTIGNITNLEIATTRSSTDGGWFFYFGLASTPGVYPDCFGIVNDNSNDFTDGGIYTPQPVGLWVGRDSEDIAIEAGDYVTVTYDGGQTKNVYLPQITGGDDRNLYIGSDGSTYWDRDLCDLAQSSPIEALIQINYQPAGESVSPVFPYVDSGAPYSGHGWAHWGW